In Hemicordylus capensis ecotype Gifberg chromosome 4, rHemCap1.1.pri, whole genome shotgun sequence, the genomic window taacaagcagaagattgccagttcaaatccccactggtatgtttcccagaccatagtaaacacctatattgggcatttcgactcctggcacccacagagccctgtagtattcttttggaagaatacaggaggggcttaccattgcctcctcctgtgcagtatgagacaatgcctttcagcaccttcctatatcactgctgcccgatatagtaccagtggagattcgaactgacaaccttctgcttgttagtcaagcattccccactgcgccacttaaggtgactgataaaacaatatactggagagtaattccagtgctgttggtggcagcagccgccagaggggcaggaagtgaaggaTACATACCAGCTGATAGTCAGCAagacattaagcaaaagcacttccaacaacaacaacaaaaacatgtgGTTTTAAAACAGTGGCAAAAATAATAGCTACAGTATAAGGGAGCAATAGCTAGAATGCTCCTGGCCTAtcccctaaaaatgtaagagtagcatccttGGGAGGATTCATCGATccactgtggggccatgagctgccGTGGTGGGTCTTTGGGGAGGCCAAATAGGAGGTCCCTTAGTCCAAGGTTCATTTTGGTGTGCAGCTGGGTTCATTCTATgcagtgcatttttttaaaaaaagtgcagtggaaactaagatgttgtgcagttgggcctatgGAGTTTAATAAGGGTTGTTGCCTAAGAAGTAacagaggaaggggggggggaacaagatattgaatattgtttgttttccatttcataaccttatacaagaagtacattacagccttctgtttctCTCGCTCATTCTTTGTGAGGCACCatcatttttcttgcttcccctctttctttgtccttctcatttccccctccttccctgtcTGTCACTTGCTATTCATTTGCCTTTTCCCTTCTGTTAGCAaatgctgaaggaaggggatgcttgtggataggggtgggctgcagccactgctagtgCAGGTTTATAATAAGCCTGCATGAGTCCTCTGTTAACATCTGAGTCCTCTGTAACTCATGAAAgagtgcaaaggcaacagccacacccATTGCATGttcccagcatctgggattcagcctgtgcacctggaggttctctatagccatcctgactaatcgccacagaggggcctctcctcctccatgaatgtttctaaccccctttcaaacccatctaagccagggatcatcaccacacctagttccacaagttaattggctttcttttttgtgtattctgaacagagacagGCCTTAGTGCTAAATGTGTTGTAGAGGGATTTCCTAGCTaagggacttcagcaagtgattaggtggaaaacatgtggggagcagggagggcaggacaggggtgactctctcctggtgctttgacactttgagctgcacaaccaagacagtgtttggattcaaaccagaaccagCGTGACCAGTAACTGATCTTGcgatctcacaatcagccacagaattctgccgtcatggttccccttggagacctgcgaggattctgcaggaggctcacttggcagcattctagataagctgcagcatctttgataagttggctgtctttggctgtccgtttatcatcagcttatcatctcagctgtcaggatgggtggctgctggtcatgggtgaactgtaggtaagtctctggcatgatggggaagcaaaatctaatggctgcctggacttggtttttaaagatgcctttCCATTGTTTTACATGCCATTGTGCTCCCTAtgtgaacttcagtggtcacaagttcacgaCCAGTATTCataccacacagcttctccttgaaatgcaggtggccctcgaagatcacttgctgggctgatttccactgtattTCTTAAGCTTACAGGTCCTAGACCTATGAAAATGTAGCACCCAGGAGCTAATGGCTggcccctgtgggcccacttggggttttgtgtgtgtggggggggatcctGCCCACctgttgaagctgacttcaaaagctgccctctgccagcacccccatgttatttccaagaatatgcctaaccttttcttctttcatgttcccataggtctcacccagaggcagaaccaaagtgagttgcttttCCCtctcttgactcctcttaatgcttttggctctggtgtggccagctaaagggatggggggtggagggggtgggggttgttctgacatagcccaaacccaggtaaaagtgtgccatcgagtcggtgtcaactcctggtgaccacagagtcctatggttgcctttggtagaatacaggaggggtttaccattgccatctcccgcacagtgtgagatgatgcctttcagcagcttcctatattgctgttgcccgatataggtgtttcccatagtctggggaacatacaggCGGGGATTCGAGTTGTCACAAATTTAAACCCtcttattcaaattttaaaaacaaaaaccgtATGTATGTTCTTTTAGCTGAAGTgtcccccttttggggggggggctttttaaaatattgaaaatcttctctggagaggggtgggaaagctggtctCATATCTATAAACTACAAGAGTGGGTCTGCCCCCCGCCCtgtcaaccagtcaatcctcaagtgaaaacaatctgagcaaaatgtagtgagtgactttcaatagcaattactttcactgctcccaagtattgaatcatccaaaattagcagggccttctagaaggattatgggtgagggcatgcttgGGATGGCACAGCACCCCCTAGGATTACTGGGGGGACGCCTCGATTTCCTGTGATTCGCTACTAagaatgtttctccttatctctgcagggatgaagatgaagagggggcacagactggtaagtggatgacgagagtgcatgcttcttctcagggctcctcaaccccccagggagtgtctccttggagacctgtttcactttgacaatggagagagataggCAGACGTCCATCTGATGGATGAATAATAGGAGGGCAGGTTCatccacctctatcctttgctgctgGCACTTGTTGCAGCCAAAAGTGTTGGAGGAGACCAGGGGGCCCGGGCAAGTCACATCTGGAGACCCTCCCTTCTAGGAGGAGAtgaggaaagggctgtggcagcaggcaggcaggtttggtaattctcccttggaggtggtgcacttctgaaaaagccctgcaagaaccttttgcccacacccagccccaagacatcctctgggccttgttccccctgccttggagaagaggaagctaaagaatgctggtgtcttgtttccaatgcatctctttttttgacaattacatgggttAAGATGGAAACGGAGGATCACctgcaaacaagggcaacatttcctggccaatgagctctgagatcagtccaaagagactctttctttctctgaccccagttttctgcccctcggagctgggcctgcattcctcagatcatagctatgcttcctacttatggcatccaggcagattttcaagccccacccctacccccgcacataggtcaaaaggctgtaactgggggttgttgcttcagccagagagcaaatgcattgtttagtccatgtgaaccatcagctcccattctgaTCAAAGGAGAAGCCTCTTTCCTCACAGCTATGGGAGGGCCCATAGTCCAGTAGTGGAAcaggtgctttgcatgcacaaggtcttgggttgagtcttcttcatcttctgttaaaggatcttagctatccagggaaaggcttctgcccaagagtggctgtcagccagagtagggcaaagtgagccaggggtatgacttggtagaaggcagctgcattggtatgttcagcagatagagcctagccattgcactcccttctgaagcgtagttggtgagggctgccttgccagtgctatgcaatgtattcctcttcatcccttgcttgtttccttgggtggaccacctcacccacaatcccaggctgcactggttaacctaggcagaaaggagaggcaatttctatcagggctatgggccatcctcatttccagattcctgctttatttcctctctttcaggtcatcccagaaatccGACCCATGTTGCTCCATGTCCTGGGGGACCCATGTTGCACCATGTTCTGGGGGACCCTCTGGGGGAAGAGCCCAATAAGGCAAACTTGGTGCCAGGACCCCTTCCAGGACTTCATGTCcccactgacattctggggaaagagctcaatgaAGAAACCTCAATGctaggatcccttccagaacctcgcgtccccacagatattctggaggaagagctcaatgaggaaacgtCGGTGACAGGATCCCTTACAGAAACTCACATCCCCACTGATATTCTGGAgcaagagctcaatgaggaaatgtcagtgccaagatcccttccagaaccttgcatcaccaatgacattctgggggatgAGTCCAATGAAGCAACctcagtgccaggatccctttcagGACCTCGCATCCACACTGATATTCTGGAGGGAGAACTCAATGAGGCAACttcagtgccaggatcccttccagcttctcatggtgagcagtgagggcaagtgatggcggGTGAGGTAGTATGCCAGCGTTTCCGTCTGACCATctgttgcttcttctctcttgcagatgttcctgaagGCCCTGCTGCATGTCTCCGCTCTCCTGGGTCCGGTTCATTATTATCTTCTGCCTCGCTGGAAGttggctccatcccaccctccacctcttctttcctcctgcatccctcttcccctcctcctccttccccacattcTCTAAAGCTGGAACTCAGCTATGTaaaagaaaccctggagagtttgatggatttgcagttccATCATCTGAatgaccgtaagtctcacagaggcagcaccccttttccatcctcattgttgttttacaatctaaaacacttatagtctaaaaacagagatgggcaagcaatagaggaaggagagggaagttgagGTGGGACAAGCGGGGGAacgatatgtatgtatttaaactgTACCTCcttaagaccagggagacctgggtttgaattctcatccagccatgaacctcgctgggtgactttgggccagtcacttgtcccacagtCTAACTTAACTTTTAGCGTTGTTAGGAGGGAAAAATAACTATGTATatctccctgagctgcttgaggaagagcagaatgtgaatattaaattcatgaatgctaataatatgaatgctaatatcagcccttttgagttcaagctgggctgaaacaagaaaccaaggaggatgacatacaattgtgcttatcataatcctccttatagcatcgtcaatgtacatgggcaaaagttcccggccaccaggagcatacagtctaaagtttggctttggagagagaagtgaggaagagaaggaaagcatAAGGGACATTCAGTTCAAGCTGTtggagctgcctctgctgaggcattaagccaaaagctgcgcagaggaggtgggttgcattggaaggataggagagagagatgggcccacatgagtggcggttccagacccaagggtcagcgagggagaagaaaaagagtagttttagagagcaggagacctccaggtggctgaagacagaa contains:
- the LOC128324449 gene encoding uncharacterized protein LOC128324449 isoform X1 codes for the protein MVGWLLIDPGAWRRGRESLEWSRLVSHPEAEPKDEDEEGAQTGHPRNPTHVAPCPGGPMLHHVLGDPLGEEPNKANLVPGPLPGLHVPTDILGKELNEETSMLGSLPEPRVPTDILEEELNEETSVTGSLTETHIPTDILEQELNEEMSVPRSLPEPCITNDILGDESNEATSVPGSLSGPRIHTDILEGELNEATSVPGSLPASHDVPEGPAACLRSPGSGSLLSSASLEVGSIPPSTSSFLLHPSSPPPPSPHSLKLELSYVKETLESLMDLQFHHLNDRQRHLRICQECLQNIKALRGDLRRLQSRLASVEATIGILVPPRELDVEEEREKDQNQQ
- the LOC128324449 gene encoding uncharacterized protein LOC128324449 isoform X2 produces the protein MVGWLLIDPGAWRRGRESLEWSRSHPEAEPKDEDEEGAQTGHPRNPTHVAPCPGGPMLHHVLGDPLGEEPNKANLVPGPLPGLHVPTDILGKELNEETSMLGSLPEPRVPTDILEEELNEETSVTGSLTETHIPTDILEQELNEEMSVPRSLPEPCITNDILGDESNEATSVPGSLSGPRIHTDILEGELNEATSVPGSLPASHDVPEGPAACLRSPGSGSLLSSASLEVGSIPPSTSSFLLHPSSPPPPSPHSLKLELSYVKETLESLMDLQFHHLNDRQRHLRICQECLQNIKALRGDLRRLQSRLASVEATIGILVPPRELDVEEEREKDQNQQ
- the LOC128324449 gene encoding uncharacterized protein LOC128324449 isoform X3 is translated as MLHHVLGDPLGEEPNKANLVPGPLPGLHVPTDILGKELNEETSMLGSLPEPRVPTDILEEELNEETSVTGSLTETHIPTDILEQELNEEMSVPRSLPEPCITNDILGDESNEATSVPGSLSGPRIHTDILEGELNEATSVPGSLPASHDVPEGPAACLRSPGSGSLLSSASLEVGSIPPSTSSFLLHPSSPPPPSPHSLKLELSYVKETLESLMDLQFHHLNDRQRHLRICQECLQNIKALRGDLRRLQSRLASVEATIGILVPPRELDVEEEREKDQNQQ